One window of the Niallia circulans genome contains the following:
- a CDS encoding CDP-glycerol glycerophosphotransferase family protein — protein sequence MKFNIIIFGTGSSSEKLLEILDFAKVNIIGFSDNNESKHNLTFRNHVIFPASEIVNQNFDYVVIASQFSSEIYSQLLDMGIHHKKIVPMDIAVHHYNITKKYNEILKSITLDNKPSGRKIKIGIINYNYSNNNGYALYKYMPREFKGKYEVSLIEEKNVGDLMGYDVLCTSHFDGIYDGRHINIEMWHGFPLKKIGYIQENRATGDLINHINHRSDHTQLIMSYSQLYNTFFNSCFPTNPKKYKITGMPRNDLLFEENSLGKLEKIIGMDLDSSNIVFYLPTWRKGKDFRVETYKEWEKLIGFKDESTKKLLELLEEKNLYLIVKLHPNEYNQFKDLEIFKEKRVFLLSEDILKQNKIHLYEILGCGKLLITDYSSIFFDTLLIDLPVIFAPTDLDEYTENRGFMLEPYQYFTPGPTVNSFEELKSNIYSLIDGNDPYVNHREQIRNLVFKFLDNKASQRVWESIDEYLMAKSL from the coding sequence ATGAAATTTAATATTATTATTTTTGGAACTGGTAGTAGTTCAGAGAAGCTCTTAGAGATTCTTGATTTTGCTAAGGTGAATATTATTGGCTTTAGTGATAATAACGAAAGTAAGCATAATTTAACCTTTCGAAACCATGTCATTTTTCCAGCTAGTGAAATAGTAAACCAAAATTTTGATTATGTCGTTATTGCAAGTCAATTCTCAAGTGAGATATATAGCCAATTATTAGATATGGGAATCCATCATAAAAAAATAGTTCCAATGGATATAGCTGTCCATCATTATAATATCACTAAAAAATATAATGAAATCTTAAAGTCTATTACTCTCGATAACAAACCTAGTGGTCGAAAAATAAAAATAGGCATTATAAATTACAATTATTCAAATAATAATGGATATGCTCTTTATAAGTATATGCCTAGAGAATTCAAGGGAAAATATGAAGTTTCTTTAATTGAGGAAAAAAATGTTGGAGATCTTATGGGATATGATGTGTTATGTACTTCACATTTCGATGGTATTTATGACGGCAGACATATAAATATTGAAATGTGGCATGGATTTCCTTTGAAAAAAATAGGATATATTCAAGAAAATAGAGCTACAGGAGATCTAATTAACCATATTAATCACCGCTCAGATCATACTCAATTGATTATGTCATATTCTCAACTTTATAATACTTTTTTTAATAGTTGTTTTCCGACTAACCCAAAAAAATATAAGATAACTGGGATGCCGAGAAATGATTTACTTTTTGAAGAAAATAGCTTGGGAAAATTGGAGAAAATAATAGGGATGGATCTAGACTCATCTAATATAGTATTTTATTTGCCAACATGGAGAAAAGGAAAGGACTTTAGAGTTGAAACTTATAAAGAATGGGAAAAACTTATAGGCTTTAAAGACGAAAGTACTAAAAAGTTATTAGAACTCTTAGAAGAAAAAAATCTTTACCTAATAGTTAAATTACATCCTAATGAGTATAATCAATTTAAAGATTTGGAGATTTTTAAAGAAAAAAGGGTATTTCTACTTTCAGAAGATATATTGAAGCAGAATAAAATACATCTATATGAAATATTAGGCTGCGGGAAACTATTAATTACAGATTATTCATCGATATTTTTTGACACTTTACTAATTGATTTACCAGTTATTTTTGCACCAACAGATTTGGATGAATATACAGAAAATAGAGGATTCATGTTAGAGCCTTATCAATATTTTACTCCTGGTCCTACAGTTAATAGTTTTGAAGAGCTTAAAAGTAATATTTATTCCTTAATAGATGGTAATGACCCATATGTCAATCATAGAGAGCAAATAAGGAATTTAGTGTTTAAGTTTTTGGATAATAAAGCTAGTCAGCGAGTATGGGAAAGTATTGATGAATACTTAATGGCAAAAAGCCTTTGA
- a CDS encoding TylF/MycF/NovP-related O-methyltransferase, which produces MEKIKVFIFGTGLGAEKILKYINADQVSIEGYIDNKKLVEKVEYNNKQIISPNDLGLYDFDFIIIGSSTYAEEMQNQLLKLGIDNKKIIIPLRRTMQQKQFREFHVKKNQEYERYKKALKPEYLPEIFNDFGLYSINQGIRESRKINLMEYPDYALKGNDYVRLSTLELLSRELEYKQVKGSIAELGVYQGDFTKIIRDLFPQKRFYLFDTFEGFSEKDIHLEEINNYSIAKAGRFEDTNLEIVLKKIKNPDNIIVRKGYFPETTIGLEDECFSFVSIDVDLYQPTLEGLKYFYKRLSKGGYILVHDYNFDKYKGVKSAVRDYCENENISYTPISDYFGSVLITK; this is translated from the coding sequence GTGGAAAAAATCAAAGTGTTTATTTTCGGAACAGGATTGGGAGCCGAAAAAATCTTAAAATATATCAACGCAGATCAAGTATCAATTGAAGGATATATTGATAATAAAAAGTTAGTTGAAAAAGTGGAATATAATAACAAACAAATAATATCGCCAAATGATTTAGGACTATATGATTTTGACTTTATCATTATTGGAAGTTCTACTTACGCTGAGGAAATGCAAAATCAATTGCTGAAATTGGGAATTGATAATAAAAAAATAATCATCCCTTTGCGTCGAACAATGCAGCAAAAACAGTTTAGAGAATTCCATGTGAAAAAAAATCAAGAATATGAGAGATATAAAAAGGCCTTAAAACCTGAATACTTGCCTGAGATATTTAATGACTTTGGGCTATACTCTATAAATCAAGGTATTAGGGAAAGTCGAAAGATCAATTTAATGGAATATCCAGACTATGCCTTAAAGGGAAATGATTATGTTCGTTTATCTACTCTTGAATTATTATCACGCGAACTTGAATATAAGCAAGTAAAAGGAAGCATAGCTGAATTAGGAGTATATCAAGGCGACTTTACAAAAATTATTAGAGATCTATTCCCTCAAAAAAGATTCTATTTATTTGATACATTTGAAGGCTTTTCAGAAAAAGACATACATTTGGAAGAAATAAATAATTATTCTATAGCTAAAGCTGGAAGATTTGAGGATACTAATCTAGAAATTGTTTTGAAAAAAATTAAAAATCCAGACAATATTATTGTAAGAAAAGGCTACTTTCCTGAGACTACAATTGGATTAGAGGATGAATGCTTTTCCTTTGTCAGCATTGATGTAGATTTGTACCAGCCTACATTAGAAGGGCTAAAATATTTTTATAAGCGTTTATCAAAAGGTGGCTATATTTTAGTTCATGACTATAATTTTGATAAATATAAGGGTGTAAAAAGTGCTGTGCGAGATTATTGTGAAAATGAAAACATCAGTTATACTCCAATTAGTGATTATTTTGGAAGTGTTTTAATTACGAAATAG
- a CDS encoding 6-hydroxymethylpterin diphosphokinase MptE-like protein, with protein sequence MKSKNLSVLREYNPSLFNLINIDSIEDDDTSYQVIETRTGIPTIQVNKEGRSRFVHSKYDPKSEAEKFIEQFQENMGDYDHVLFYGVGLGYHIEAFTKRNPMFKFSIYEPKINIFKLYAEHVDIPLYRIKNIFVETSREAGRNFLIKLTEEIQERILLIILPSYQQIFKDEFADFMEDFKMAVEYKKQSIYIDTKFSTRWTINSLLNFSTTIKTPNILNQTYKELFKQKPLIIVSAGPSLEEEYENLRYIKQHKLAYIFAVGSANKALIAQNIIPDAVTTYDPQGHNHNVYSSIIEKGIESIPMIYGTSVGFETLNLFQGPKLHMFTSQDTVSKYYLQNQNGMNFEFIEDAPTIASVTFQLAAKLGCSPVVFVGQNLAYRNNQYYSKEVQYKDRGRSFQLQETDRTKTTIVKDVYGMDIESSPSFINMLENMEYYIAKYKNVEVINTTNGGAAIAGTEFIPLKDFTKNRLHSPVVQENWFKNTQKEYSENHILKYINKMEQSMENFQKLYKEILVVLSDIQNKLVKKNGSQLAKKFQKFDKIMKKIIMNECYITYIYPINRSHFQSLSLKAANIRKQSNDIEKAKVLIESFRPFLERCNETIERITELILREHYQLYKNINHKCYKYYDVNNGCFSFTGHVKKRYRNSGIYLFKQETNTDYSTIKFRFTGKYLRLIGRKVTDNSCIQVLIDGEAVNSSTKNISEIKASVFEISNLENQEHQVEIRLLEKSIFWFLGVEVEENERVLHVNEVTTIDELEIGKKIRCHYTATYNRIGTFDNLGKETVDFIPNESMGNPNGDFYFIMVDEDGANKKLIADRNIQNSVSFKRLKEGLDQNVHIDNLLNTRIRLPQVNRDIDEWILYIQNSNLNNTIVANDENVWNHERNVDKSYGLHSFIDQEEGKSAVYSYYTNNEMNIFKENTLFEIDEKDIQRLWGFRPVLIIKKIKV encoded by the coding sequence TTGAAAAGCAAAAATTTATCTGTTTTAAGAGAATATAATCCAAGTCTTTTCAATTTAATCAATATAGATTCAATAGAAGATGATGATACGAGTTATCAAGTAATTGAAACACGAACAGGAATTCCTACTATACAAGTAAATAAGGAAGGCCGTTCACGATTTGTTCATAGCAAATATGACCCGAAAAGTGAAGCGGAAAAATTTATTGAACAGTTCCAAGAGAATATGGGTGATTATGACCATGTATTATTCTATGGTGTTGGGTTAGGTTATCATATTGAGGCTTTTACAAAGCGTAATCCCATGTTTAAATTCTCTATTTATGAGCCTAAAATCAATATATTTAAATTATATGCTGAACATGTAGATATACCTTTATACAGAATAAAGAATATATTTGTCGAAACATCGAGAGAAGCGGGCCGAAATTTTTTAATAAAATTAACAGAAGAAATACAGGAAAGAATTTTATTAATTATTTTACCGAGTTATCAACAAATTTTTAAAGATGAATTTGCAGACTTTATGGAAGACTTTAAAATGGCAGTTGAATATAAAAAACAATCAATTTATATCGATACTAAATTTAGTACTAGGTGGACAATAAATAGCCTTTTAAATTTTTCTACAACGATAAAAACTCCAAACATCTTAAATCAAACATATAAAGAACTCTTTAAGCAAAAACCTTTAATCATTGTTTCAGCTGGTCCATCTTTAGAAGAAGAATATGAGAATTTAAGATATATAAAACAACATAAACTAGCCTATATTTTTGCTGTTGGTTCTGCTAATAAGGCGCTAATAGCTCAAAATATCATACCAGATGCAGTAACTACTTATGATCCTCAAGGTCATAATCATAATGTGTATTCAAGTATTATAGAAAAAGGTATTGAATCTATTCCTATGATATATGGTACGAGCGTAGGATTTGAAACGTTAAATTTATTCCAAGGTCCGAAGTTGCATATGTTTACAAGCCAAGATACTGTAAGTAAATATTATTTGCAAAATCAAAATGGAATGAACTTTGAATTTATCGAAGATGCTCCAACAATTGCTTCTGTGACATTCCAATTAGCAGCTAAATTAGGGTGTTCTCCAGTAGTATTTGTTGGTCAAAATTTAGCATACAGAAATAACCAATATTATTCTAAAGAAGTTCAGTATAAAGATCGAGGCAGGTCTTTTCAATTACAAGAAACTGATCGAACTAAGACTACTATTGTAAAAGATGTATATGGAATGGATATAGAATCCTCTCCTTCCTTCATTAATATGCTAGAGAACATGGAGTACTATATTGCAAAATATAAAAATGTCGAGGTAATAAATACAACAAATGGTGGAGCTGCAATCGCAGGCACTGAATTTATACCATTAAAAGATTTTACTAAAAATAGACTGCATTCTCCTGTGGTGCAAGAAAACTGGTTTAAAAATACGCAAAAAGAATATAGTGAAAATCACATATTGAAGTATATAAACAAAATGGAACAATCCATGGAGAATTTTCAAAAGTTATATAAGGAAATTCTAGTTGTATTAAGTGATATACAAAATAAACTAGTGAAGAAAAATGGTTCGCAACTTGCAAAGAAATTCCAGAAGTTTGATAAAATAATGAAAAAAATCATTATGAATGAGTGTTATATTACTTATATTTATCCGATAAATCGTTCTCATTTTCAATCATTAAGCTTAAAGGCTGCAAATATAAGAAAACAAAGTAATGATATAGAAAAAGCAAAAGTTTTAATTGAGTCTTTTAGACCGTTTTTAGAGAGATGTAATGAAACAATTGAGCGGATTACTGAACTTATTTTAAGGGAACATTATCAGCTATATAAAAATATAAATCATAAGTGTTATAAATATTATGATGTAAATAATGGATGTTTTAGTTTTACAGGACATGTAAAAAAGAGATATAGAAATAGTGGAATTTACTTATTTAAACAAGAAACTAATACAGATTACTCCACAATAAAGTTTAGATTTACCGGTAAGTATCTGCGACTTATAGGTAGAAAAGTCACAGACAATAGCTGTATACAAGTATTAATTGATGGTGAGGCTGTTAATAGCAGTACTAAAAATATTAGCGAAATTAAAGCTAGTGTTTTTGAAATTAGTAATCTTGAAAACCAAGAGCATCAGGTTGAAATCCGTTTATTAGAGAAATCTATATTCTGGTTTTTAGGTGTAGAAGTGGAAGAAAACGAAAGAGTACTACATGTAAATGAAGTAACTACGATAGATGAACTAGAAATCGGTAAAAAAATTCGCTGCCACTATACTGCAACATATAATAGAATTGGAACATTTGATAATCTTGGAAAAGAAACAGTTGATTTTATTCCAAACGAGTCAATGGGAAATCCGAATGGAGATTTTTATTTTATTATGGTAGATGAAGATGGAGCTAATAAAAAATTAATTGCTGATCGAAATATCCAAAATTCTGTAAGTTTTAAAAGGCTAAAAGAAGGTCTTGATCAAAATGTTCATATTGATAATTTATTGAATACAAGAATTCGGTTGCCTCAAGTTAATAGAGATATTGATGAATGGATTTTATATATCCAAAATTCAAATTTGAATAATACTATCGTAGCGAATGATGAAAATGTCTGGAATCATGAAAGAAATGTAGATAAGTCATATGGTTTACATAGTTTTATTGATCAAGAAGAAGGTAAATCAGCTGTATATAGCTATTATACAAACAACGAAATGAATATTTTTAAAGAAAACACGCTTTTTGAAATTGATGAAAAAGATATTCAGAGACTATGGGGTTTTAGACCAGTGCTAATTATAAAAAAAATAAAAGTATAA
- a CDS encoding UDP-N-acetylglucosamine 4,6-dehydratase family protein yields MYKNLYYKKKILIIGGTGTIGKQLLMELLKCSPEVVRVFSRDEYKQFELQQELGSISNIRYLIGDVRDQQRLLMAMEDIDFVFHLAAMKHVPACEYNPFEAVKTNVIGTQNVIQAALDAGVKRVLFTSTDKAIAPTNAYGATKLTAERLISAANYQKGPKKTIFSSVRFGNVMGSRGSVIPLFKKQILKKGYITITNKEMLRYMMTPSQAISLILEANEKAIGGEVFVLKMPIIKLGDLAEIIMEEISNKFELNNRVEIKEIGLRPGEKMYEELMTEDEIRIAYETNNMYIIPPTYTKYKIDHASFLIKEIPIVSKEKAIEKEILRNWILKEMII; encoded by the coding sequence ATGTATAAAAATCTGTATTATAAAAAAAAGATTTTAATAATTGGTGGAACAGGAACAATTGGTAAGCAACTTTTAATGGAACTTCTAAAATGCAGTCCAGAAGTTGTTAGAGTATTTAGCAGAGATGAGTATAAGCAATTTGAACTGCAGCAAGAGTTGGGAAGTATATCTAATATTAGGTATTTAATTGGTGATGTAAGAGATCAACAGAGATTATTAATGGCAATGGAAGATATTGATTTTGTATTTCACTTAGCAGCAATGAAACATGTGCCTGCTTGTGAATATAATCCTTTTGAAGCAGTGAAGACAAATGTTATCGGAACACAGAATGTCATTCAAGCAGCATTAGATGCTGGTGTGAAAAGAGTCCTATTTACAAGTACAGATAAAGCGATTGCTCCTACTAATGCATATGGAGCAACAAAATTAACAGCGGAAAGACTTATTTCTGCAGCTAATTATCAAAAAGGACCCAAAAAAACCATTTTTAGTTCTGTGCGATTTGGAAATGTAATGGGTTCAAGAGGATCGGTTATCCCTTTGTTTAAAAAGCAGATTTTGAAAAAAGGGTATATAACTATTACCAACAAAGAAATGCTTCGTTATATGATGACTCCATCTCAAGCTATTTCGCTTATCCTTGAAGCAAATGAAAAAGCAATTGGTGGAGAAGTTTTTGTATTGAAAATGCCAATAATTAAATTAGGTGATTTAGCTGAGATTATAATGGAAGAAATCTCAAATAAATTCGAATTAAACAATAGAGTTGAAATAAAAGAAATTGGCTTAAGGCCAGGGGAAAAAATGTATGAAGAACTCATGACAGAAGATGAAATAAGAATTGCATACGAAACAAATAATATGTATATAATTCCTCCAACATATACCAAATACAAGATAGATCATGCTAGTTTTCTAATTAAAGAAATACCTATTGTTTCTAAAGAAAAAGCAATAGAAAAAGAAATATTGAGAAATTGGATATTAAAGGAAATGATTATCTGA
- a CDS encoding flagellin: MIINHNLSAMNTYRQMGSNQVNASKSMEKLSSGLRINRAGDDAAGLAISEKMRGQISGLNQAQRNSQDGISLIQTAEGALNETHSILQRMRELATQASNDTNTDQDRQELQKELNQLTSEINRIGNNTEFNQKKLLNGSQALKDGERVATAGNTESGNGLHLQVGANSQQNFTVDIFDMRAEALGVAGTAGSTAQIGKSDQVGQKNTWVTGGTAGTEDYSSASGATVKGAPKVLTENGTTVGAELVAKSADSKFASGAANKLTDAGNATGAEVYALDISDHKKATSAISTIDAAINQVSAERSKLGAFQNRLEHTISNLGNSAENLQSAESRVRDVDMAKEMMEMTKSNILSQASQSMLAQANQRPQSVLQLLG, from the coding sequence ATGATTATCAATCATAACTTATCAGCGATGAATACTTATCGCCAAATGGGTTCAAACCAAGTAAATGCTTCAAAATCTATGGAGAAATTATCTTCTGGTTTACGTATTAACCGTGCAGGAGACGACGCAGCTGGTCTAGCAATTTCTGAAAAAATGCGTGGACAAATCAGCGGTTTAAACCAAGCACAACGTAATTCTCAAGATGGTATTTCTTTAATCCAAACAGCTGAAGGTGCTTTAAACGAAACGCATTCTATTCTGCAACGTATGCGTGAACTTGCTACACAAGCATCTAACGATACAAATACAGATCAAGACCGTCAAGAGCTACAAAAAGAATTGAACCAATTAACTTCTGAAATCAACCGTATTGGTAACAATACTGAGTTTAACCAAAAGAAACTTCTTAATGGTTCACAAGCATTAAAAGATGGTGAGCGAGTTGCAACTGCTGGTAACACAGAAAGTGGAAATGGTTTACATTTACAAGTTGGTGCAAACTCACAACAAAACTTTACAGTAGACATTTTCGATATGCGTGCTGAAGCACTTGGTGTTGCTGGAACAGCAGGATCAACAGCCCAAATTGGTAAATCAGACCAAGTTGGACAAAAAAATACATGGGTAACTGGTGGTACAGCAGGAACTGAAGATTATTCTTCTGCTAGTGGAGCAACAGTTAAGGGAGCACCTAAAGTATTAACTGAAAATGGAACAACTGTGGGTGCAGAGCTTGTTGCAAAATCAGCAGATTCTAAATTTGCTTCAGGCGCTGCAAATAAACTTACTGATGCTGGTAACGCTACTGGTGCTGAAGTATATGCTTTAGATATCAGTGATCATAAAAAAGCTACTTCTGCAATTTCAACTATCGATGCAGCTATTAACCAAGTTTCTGCTGAGCGTTCTAAGCTTGGAGCATTCCAAAACCGTTTAGAGCACACAATCAGTAACTTAGGTAACTCTGCAGAGAACCTACAATCTGCTGAATCTCGTGTACGTGACGTAGACATGGCGAAAGAAATGATGGAAATGACTAAGTCTAACATTCTTTCTCAAGCATCTCAATCTATGCTTGCTCAAGCTAACCAACGTCCACAATCAGTATTACAATTATTAGGTTAA
- the csrA gene encoding carbon storage regulator CsrA produces the protein MLVLKRKVNQSIKIANDIEITILAIEGEQIKIGIEAPKHIEIHRKEVYVAIQNENNEAGIASVDFVKNLTNQLGKNN, from the coding sequence ATGCTGGTATTAAAACGGAAAGTAAATCAATCGATAAAAATTGCAAATGATATTGAAATAACAATCCTAGCAATTGAAGGAGAGCAAATAAAAATCGGAATCGAAGCACCGAAACATATTGAAATACATAGAAAAGAAGTCTATGTTGCCATCCAAAATGAGAATAATGAGGCGGGAATTGCCTCTGTTGATTTCGTAAAAAATCTTACTAATCAATTAGGAAAAAATAATTAG
- the fliW gene encoding flagellar assembly protein FliW, which translates to MEIKTKFHGNVAIEKEKIIRFEQGLPGFEEEKEFYILPLEGGADLFVLQSVATPLLAFVMIDPFLYFKEYAVKISDEVKELLKIQDTKEVVIFSLLTIKEELKSITANLQGPIVINDRLKRGKQVILVDSDYQTKHELFLFKEQKEGSK; encoded by the coding sequence GTGGAAATAAAAACGAAATTTCATGGGAATGTTGCTATAGAAAAAGAAAAAATAATTCGATTTGAACAAGGATTACCTGGTTTTGAAGAGGAGAAGGAATTTTATATATTGCCTTTAGAAGGAGGAGCAGACCTTTTCGTACTTCAATCAGTAGCAACCCCCTTATTAGCTTTTGTCATGATAGATCCATTTTTGTATTTTAAAGAATACGCAGTGAAAATTTCCGATGAGGTAAAAGAGTTATTAAAAATACAAGATACAAAAGAAGTAGTCATCTTTTCTCTATTAACCATTAAAGAAGAGCTGAAAAGCATTACAGCTAATCTTCAAGGACCAATTGTCATAAATGATAGGCTGAAAAGAGGCAAGCAAGTCATACTAGTAGATTCAGATTATCAAACCAAACATGAACTTTTTCTTTTCAAGGAACAAAAGGAGGGTTCTAAATAA
- the flgL gene encoding flagellar hook-associated protein FlgL — translation MRVTQSMLTNNNMKYISNSYKDLQRLSDQITTGKKITRPSDDPVIAMKGMRYRTQVSEIKQYQRNLNEGYNWMENADTALDSSNQILKKIRELTVQASNDTYDETARKNIVDEITTLQEQLVTLAETKVGDKYIFNGTDTASSPMNLNQIDMEFEGFQAGLADGSINPSEYVINYQGNKYTYDSTDNMFKNKNGSSIEIDGNTGEITYTYQEELPYKDGETVAAEKKIDSGSIVISKDTAVSTNSNQVLLEVSKGISIPVNITSSNAFSLDMFGGIEAIKKMILDPDATGKEITKSLDAIDGYITDVVSTQSQLGAQLNRAEMVESRLKKQEVVANQTLSENENMDFEEAVMGYLTQQLVHNASLQVGAQIMQRSLVDFLR, via the coding sequence ATGAGAGTAACTCAATCAATGCTTACCAATAATAATATGAAATACATTAGTAATAGCTATAAGGATTTACAAAGGCTTTCTGATCAAATTACAACGGGAAAAAAAATAACTAGACCCTCTGATGACCCTGTTATAGCTATGAAAGGGATGCGTTATCGTACACAAGTATCGGAGATAAAACAATATCAGCGCAACCTTAATGAAGGATATAACTGGATGGAAAATGCTGATACAGCTCTAGATAGCTCGAATCAAATTTTAAAAAAAATTAGAGAATTGACAGTGCAAGCGTCAAATGATACGTATGATGAAACGGCACGTAAGAATATTGTCGATGAAATTACCACATTACAAGAACAGTTAGTAACATTGGCAGAAACAAAAGTAGGGGATAAGTATATTTTTAATGGAACTGATACAGCTTCCTCTCCCATGAATTTAAATCAAATAGATATGGAATTTGAGGGATTTCAAGCTGGTTTAGCAGATGGGTCTATTAATCCTTCTGAATATGTAATAAACTATCAAGGAAATAAATATACCTATGATAGTACAGATAATATGTTTAAAAATAAAAATGGCTCTTCGATTGAAATTGATGGAAATACAGGAGAAATAACATATACCTATCAAGAAGAATTACCATATAAAGATGGAGAAACAGTTGCTGCTGAAAAGAAAATAGATAGTGGAAGTATTGTTATTTCAAAAGATACTGCTGTTTCGACGAATTCAAATCAAGTGCTATTAGAAGTCTCAAAAGGTATATCTATCCCTGTTAACATAACTTCAAGTAATGCTTTTTCATTAGATATGTTTGGTGGAATTGAGGCAATTAAGAAAATGATCTTGGACCCCGATGCAACAGGCAAGGAAATTACTAAATCATTAGATGCAATTGATGGATATATAACGGATGTTGTTTCCACACAGTCTCAATTAGGAGCACAATTGAATCGTGCTGAAATGGTTGAAAGTAGATTGAAGAAGCAAGAGGTTGTTGCGAATCAAACACTTTCTGAGAATGAAAATATGGATTTTGAAGAAGCTGTGATGGGCTACTTAACACAGCAGCTGGTTCATAATGCATCACTTCAAGTAGGAGCGCAAATTATGCAAAGATCATTAGTAGACTTTTTACGATAA